From a region of the Geothrix sp. 21YS21S-2 genome:
- a CDS encoding pyridoxal-dependent decarboxylase, protein MESANPDQPALEAALRHSVAYLRSLATAPVGATRTLEELRDRLAGPLPPCATDPEQVIDELAAGVEGGLLGSAGGRFFAWVIGGSVPSALAADWLTSAWDQNAALYACSPAEAVIEEVCGAWLKELLGLPPDASFALTTGCQMAHFTCLAAARNAVLSARGWDVERMGLAGAPPIRVLCNSHAHGSALRVLRFLGLGTDCARNLEVNDRGQVEPAALERALASCPDPAIVLLCAGDINMGAFDRFRELIAIARAFGAWVHVDGAFGLWANASPTHRHLLEGVEGADSWATDGHKWLNVPYDSGYAFVAAGSAHRASMSMRASYLTHAEEARDPFDWNPEWSRRGRGVATYAAIRELGRRGVAALVDRCCLHARALVAGMGALEGAEVMWEPVINQGLLRFPDPRPGASQEDHDAHTDRIIAEIVGTGRVFVGGTTWRGRRCMRISVCNWRTTEADVAVAVAAVRDVLAAERG, encoded by the coding sequence ATGGAGAGCGCGAATCCCGACCAGCCCGCCCTGGAGGCCGCCCTGCGGCATTCGGTGGCCTACCTCCGGTCCCTGGCGACGGCCCCCGTGGGCGCAACCCGGACCCTCGAGGAACTGCGGGACCGCCTGGCGGGTCCCCTGCCTCCGTGCGCCACCGATCCCGAGCAGGTGATCGACGAGCTGGCGGCGGGCGTGGAGGGCGGCCTCCTGGGCAGCGCCGGCGGACGGTTCTTCGCCTGGGTCATCGGGGGCTCCGTGCCCTCGGCCCTGGCCGCGGACTGGCTCACGTCCGCCTGGGACCAGAACGCGGCCCTCTACGCCTGCTCCCCGGCGGAGGCGGTCATCGAGGAGGTGTGCGGCGCCTGGCTCAAGGAGCTCCTGGGGCTGCCTCCGGACGCCAGTTTCGCCCTGACCACCGGCTGCCAGATGGCGCATTTCACGTGCCTCGCCGCCGCCCGGAACGCGGTGCTTTCGGCCCGGGGCTGGGACGTCGAGCGGATGGGGCTCGCGGGCGCGCCCCCCATCCGCGTGCTCTGCAACAGCCACGCCCACGGCTCCGCCTTGCGCGTTCTCCGGTTCCTGGGCCTGGGCACCGACTGCGCCCGGAACCTGGAGGTGAACGACCGGGGCCAGGTCGAGCCCGCCGCCCTGGAGCGGGCCCTGGCGTCCTGCCCGGACCCGGCCATCGTCCTGCTCTGCGCGGGCGACATCAACATGGGCGCCTTCGACCGCTTCCGGGAGCTCATCGCCATCGCCCGCGCCTTTGGAGCCTGGGTCCACGTCGATGGCGCCTTCGGATTGTGGGCCAACGCCAGCCCGACCCACCGCCATCTCCTGGAGGGCGTGGAGGGCGCCGATTCCTGGGCCACCGACGGCCACAAGTGGCTGAACGTACCCTACGACTCGGGCTACGCCTTCGTGGCGGCCGGATCCGCCCACCGGGCTTCCATGTCCATGCGCGCAAGCTATCTCACCCATGCCGAAGAGGCCCGCGACCCCTTCGACTGGAACCCGGAATGGTCCCGGCGCGGACGGGGCGTGGCCACCTACGCGGCCATCCGCGAACTGGGGCGGCGCGGCGTGGCGGCCCTGGTGGACCGGTGCTGCCTCCACGCCCGGGCCCTGGTGGCCGGAATGGGGGCCCTCGAGGGGGCCGAGGTCATGTGGGAACCCGTGATCAACCAGGGACTCCTGCGCTTCCCGGATCCCCGTCCCGGCGCCAGCCAGGAGGACCACGACGCCCACACCGACCGGATCATCGCGGAGATCGTGGGCACCGGCAGGGTCTTTGTGGGCGGCACCACCTGGCGCGGCCGGCGGTGCATGCGCATCTCCGTTTGCAACTGGCGCACCACGGAGGCCGACGTTGCCGTGGCCGTGGCGGCCGTCAGGGACGTCCTTGCCGCGGAGAGAGGTTGA
- a CDS encoding 4Fe-4S dicluster domain-containing protein codes for MSDATSRSLRMTRRGLRPAGSRRAFLGGALAAVAGALATGCGREGMEAFLQHNFRELSRDELDRIIKRLEGEAKRRYGKKIRIGKEPAMQGVVFGYALDLSRCIGCRRCVHACVQENNPSRSPEIQWIRVLQMEKEKGVDLEAADAYYNPEEVPQEGHFYMPVQCQQCKNPPCVKVCPVGATWKDPDGIVVIDYNWCIGCRYCMAACPYGARHFNWGEPTVQPADLNPETHYLGNRPRPKGVVEKCTFCIQRTRKGLYPACVEVCPTGSRKFGNLADPKSEIRYILENKRVFVFKGELNTQPKFFYFYGV; via the coding sequence ATGAGCGACGCTACCAGCCGGTCCCTGCGCATGACGAGACGCGGCCTCCGGCCCGCCGGTTCCCGGCGCGCCTTCCTTGGCGGCGCCCTGGCCGCGGTGGCGGGAGCCCTGGCCACGGGCTGCGGCAGGGAGGGCATGGAGGCCTTCCTCCAGCACAATTTCCGCGAGCTCTCCAGGGACGAGCTGGACAGGATCATCAAGCGCCTGGAAGGCGAGGCCAAGCGCAGGTACGGGAAGAAGATCCGCATCGGCAAGGAGCCCGCGATGCAGGGCGTGGTCTTCGGCTACGCCCTGGACCTCTCCCGGTGCATCGGCTGCCGCCGCTGCGTCCATGCCTGCGTCCAGGAGAACAACCCGTCCCGGAGCCCTGAGATCCAGTGGATCCGGGTCCTGCAGATGGAGAAGGAGAAGGGCGTCGACCTGGAGGCGGCGGACGCCTACTACAACCCGGAGGAGGTGCCCCAGGAAGGCCACTTCTACATGCCCGTCCAGTGCCAGCAGTGCAAGAACCCGCCCTGCGTGAAGGTCTGCCCCGTGGGCGCCACCTGGAAGGACCCGGACGGCATCGTCGTCATCGACTACAACTGGTGCATCGGGTGCCGCTACTGCATGGCGGCCTGCCCCTACGGAGCCCGCCACTTCAACTGGGGCGAGCCCACGGTGCAGCCGGCCGACCTCAACCCCGAGACGCACTACCTGGGCAACCGCCCGCGCCCCAAGGGCGTGGTGGAGAAGTGCACCTTCTGCATCCAGCGCACCCGCAAGGGCCTCTACCCGGCCTGCGTGGAGGTGTGCCCCACAGGCTCCCGGAAGTTCGGCAACCTGGCCGACCCGAAGAGCGAGATCCGCTACATCCTCGAGAACAAGCGGGTCTTCGTCTTCAAGGGGGAACTCAATACCCAACCGAAATTCTTCTACTTCTACGGGGTGTGA